In the genome of Pseudomonas sp. B33.4, the window CTGCAAACCCGGGCATAAGCACTGCGGTGCTTTCTTCTAATGGTGATAAACCGTGCTAACTGATTGTTTCTGTTTGAAAAATTCGTTTCGTCGGGTGAATTGAACGAAAAGTGAACAAACCGCGCAAAGCCACGTGACAGAAGGGTTACAGCGGGATGTACTCAGGTTATCCACAGTCGGGTGCACAGCAGATGTGGGCAAGTCTGTGGAATAAGAAATTTCGGGGGCGCCCCAAAAGATCGCAGCCTTCGGCAGCTCCTACACGAAAACGCTGATACCGGTATCACCAACGAAATTCATGACAAACCCGGATCCCCGTAGGAGCTGCGGAACGCTGCGATCTTTTGATCTTGCTTCACCGCTGCAACAAAATCCGCCCACGGCTCAAATCCGCTAGCTGGGTTTGCAAGACATCGATTTGCGCCTCACCCACCGCTAACTTCAACTCGACCCCGTTCGCCGTGAAGTTTTCCTCCACTACCAATCCACCCAGATCGGCAACGCGCAACTTCACCAACGCCAACTCGGCAAACCCGCAAGCGCAACTCAACGGTACCCGGCTGATCAACTCAACCTTCGCTGCCGTCTGCAAACACTTGTTCGCGCCCCCGCCATACGCCCGGGCCAAACCGCCGGTGCCGAGTTGAATGCCGCCGTACCAACGAATCACCAGCACTGCGACCTGATCACAATCCTGCGCTTCAATCGCCGCCAGAATCGGTCGCCCCGCAGTACCGCCCGGTTCACCATCGTCATTGCTGCGATATTGATCGCCGAGTTTCCACGCCCAGCAATTGTGCGAGGCGTTCAAATCGCTGTGCTGTTCAAAGAACGCCTGCGCATCGGCAGGGCTGCCGATCGGCGTGGCGAAAGTGATAAAGCGGCTTTTGCGAATCTCTTCGCGGTACTCGCAAAAACCGCTGAGGGTGAAAGGCATAAACGTCTTATACAGAAGGAGTGAGGCCGCAGCCTTTGAGAATGATGCGAATCAGGTTGTTGCCGGCGTCTTCCATGTCCTGCTTGGTCAACTTGCTGCGACCGCTGACGCGGCAGATCTGCGTGGCGAAGTCAGCATAATGCTGGGTGCTGCCCCACAACAGGAAGATCAGGTGCACCGGATCGACCGGGTCCATTTTGCCCGCATCGATCCATGCCTGAAACACCGCCGCACGGCCGGTGAACCAGGCGCGGTAATCCTGATTGAAATATTCGCTCAGGCATTCGCCGCCGCTGATCACTTCCATCGCAAAGATTCGCGAGGCTTGCGGCTGGCGCCGGGAGAATTCCATCTTGGCGCGGATGTAGCGGGTCAGCGCTTCGGCCGGATCGTCCTCGGCGGTGAGCGTATTGAAGGTGCTGTCCCACAACTCGATGATGTTGCTCAACACCGCCACGTACAAACCGAGTTTGTTGGTGAAGTAGTAATGCAGGTTCGCCTTGGGCAACCCGGCATTCTGGGCGATGGTGTTCATGCTGGTGCCTTTGTACCCGTGACGGGCGAACTCGTCTTCGGCGGCTTTGAGGATGGTCTCTTCGTTCTTCTGACGAATGCGGCTGGCGGGTTTGCCGCCATGGGCTGGGACTTCAAAGGTCATAGGCACTTCCGGGTTTGTCTGTGGGTGCAACCAGTTGCGTTGATAGCGCACCCACAGGCATCCGACAAGTGTTTGAGCGATAAAACCGTTACGCCTGTTCGATCTTGTTCAGCGGCGGGTGCACTTCAGCGACCTCGGTTTTCGACTCCGGCAGCAGCAGACAAAGGATGATCGCGGTCAGGCCGCCGCTGGTGATCGCCGAGTCGAACAGGTTCTGCACCAGTTTCGGCAGCAGGTGCAGCAGGTTCGGTTGCGCAGCAATACCCAGGCCGACGCCGAACGAAGTGGCGATGATCAACATGCTGCGGCGATCCAGCGGTGACTGCGCGAGGATGCGCACGCCGGCAGCGGCCACCGCGCCGAACATCACCAGGGTCGCGCCGCCGAGCACCGGTTTCGGAATCTGTTGCAGCACCGCGCCGATCATCGGGAACATACCGAGACAAAACAGGATCGCGCCAATGTACAAACCGACATAGCGGCTGGCGACGCCGGTCAACTGGATCACGCCGTTGTTCTGCGCGAACGTGGTGTTGGGGAAAGCGCTGAAGGTCGCGGCGATCATGCAGCTCACACCATCACCGAGCACGCCACCGCGCAGGCGGCTTATATAAGAAGGACCGCTGATCGGTTGACGCGCGAGCATGCAGTTGGCGGTGAGGTCGCCGACGGTTTCGATGGTGCTGATCAGATAAATCAGCGCGACCGGCAGGAAAGCCGTCCAGTCGAAGCTGAAGCCAAACTTGAACGGCGTAGGAAAACTCACCAGTGGCAAGTCAGGCAATGGCTGCGGCACCAGTTTCCCACTGAACCACGCGGCCAGGCTGCCGAGCAGCAAACCGATGATGATGGCCGACAAACGCACCCAAGGCGTGTTCGAGCGGTTGAGCAGAATGATCGTCAGCAACACGAAAACGCCCAGTGCCAGATTGCCCGGCGCGCCGAAGTCCGGCGCATTGAAACCTCCGCCCAGATCAGTGATGCCGACCTTGATCAGGCTGATGCCGATCAGGGTGATAACGATCCCGGTCACCAGCGGCGTGACTACGCGGCGCAATTGACCAATGAAACGGCTGAGGACGATCTGCACGATCGCGCCGAAAAAGCACACGCCGAAGATCATCGCCAGAATGTCTTCCGGGCTGCCGCCGCGTTGCTTGACCAGAAAACCAGCCGACAGCACCGCACCGAGAAAGGCGAAACTGGTGCCCTGCAGGCAGATCATCCCCGCGCCAATGCCGAACGGTCGCCGCGCCTGAATGAAGGTGCCAACACCTGAGACCATCAACGCCATGCTGATCAGGTACGGCAGATACGCGGTCAGCCCGAGCGCCGAGCCGATCACCAGCGGCGGGGTGATGATGCCGACGAAACTGGCGAGCACGTGTTGCAGCGCCGCTAGAGTTGCGGCGAGTGGTTTGGGGCGGTCGTTGAGGCCGTAGATCAGGTCGCTGGACGGTGCGGAATCTGGCTGCATGGCTTAAGGCTTCTTATCAAAGGAACGAAGTAATTCCCCCTCTGCAAAAACCTGTCCACTTGCTCAACTTATCCCCCCTGTAGGAGCTGCCGAAGGCTGCGATCCCTTGATCTTGCTGTACCTAACCAACGTCGCGCGCATTATCAACGCGTCGCCGCCAGACTCTCCAAAAAGCTCTCCAGCACCAAATGAGGGCGCCGCCCCTTGCGCGTGACCGATGCCAGA includes:
- a CDS encoding TetR/AcrR family transcriptional regulator; this encodes MTFEVPAHGGKPASRIRQKNEETILKAAEDEFARHGYKGTSMNTIAQNAGLPKANLHYYFTNKLGLYVAVLSNIIELWDSTFNTLTAEDDPAEALTRYIRAKMEFSRRQPQASRIFAMEVISGGECLSEYFNQDYRAWFTGRAAVFQAWIDAGKMDPVDPVHLIFLLWGSTQHYADFATQICRVSGRSKLTKQDMEDAGNNLIRIILKGCGLTPSV
- a CDS encoding nucleobase:cation symporter-2 family protein, translated to MQPDSAPSSDLIYGLNDRPKPLAATLAALQHVLASFVGIITPPLVIGSALGLTAYLPYLISMALMVSGVGTFIQARRPFGIGAGMICLQGTSFAFLGAVLSAGFLVKQRGGSPEDILAMIFGVCFFGAIVQIVLSRFIGQLRRVVTPLVTGIVITLIGISLIKVGITDLGGGFNAPDFGAPGNLALGVFVLLTIILLNRSNTPWVRLSAIIIGLLLGSLAAWFSGKLVPQPLPDLPLVSFPTPFKFGFSFDWTAFLPVALIYLISTIETVGDLTANCMLARQPISGPSYISRLRGGVLGDGVSCMIAATFSAFPNTTFAQNNGVIQLTGVASRYVGLYIGAILFCLGMFPMIGAVLQQIPKPVLGGATLVMFGAVAAAGVRILAQSPLDRRSMLIIATSFGVGLGIAAQPNLLHLLPKLVQNLFDSAITSGGLTAIILCLLLPESKTEVAEVHPPLNKIEQA
- a CDS encoding YigZ family protein yields the protein MPFTLSGFCEYREEIRKSRFITFATPIGSPADAQAFFEQHSDLNASHNCWAWKLGDQYRSNDDGEPGGTAGRPILAAIEAQDCDQVAVLVIRWYGGIQLGTGGLARAYGGGANKCLQTAAKVELISRVPLSCACGFAELALVKLRVADLGGLVVEENFTANGVELKLAVGEAQIDVLQTQLADLSRGRILLQR